A region of the Desulfobacterales bacterium genome:
GATGTATATCCGCTACAAACATTAAAAGATAATATTCGTTTATTTACACCAGAGATTCTTGGTAAAATAAATCAAGTTGTAGTAAAAGCTGGACATGACGTTATCGGTAAAAAAAAAGACGAAACTCTACGAGGAAAAGGTGATTCTTTTGTAGTAGAAACGGATGTTCATTTTCCGACAGATATTAGTTTGTTATTAGATGCTATGATAAAAATAATTACTTTAATAGCAAGGTTATGTAGTGATATCGGCATAATTGAATGGAGACAAAGTTATAACAATATTTTAAAGCTAAAAAGATTATTTAATCGCATTAGAAAATTAAAATTTTTAAAATTAAAGGACGAAAACGAACAAGCGGAAAGAGAAAAAGATATTATTAACGCATATGAAGAATATATCAATGTTGCGCAAAAATATATTGACAAGGCAAAAAATACAAAAAAAATAATTGAAGAGCAACAATTCAAAAAAAGCGATATAGAAGAAATAGAAAAATATATTGAGCACGCTGAAAGGCAAATTGACCAAATTGAAAGAAGGGCTATAAAGGGAGAGAAAATCGATCATAGCGAAAAAGTATTTTCGATTTTTGAGGAACATACAGAATGGATAAACAAGGGGAAAATAGGAGTTCTATGCGAGTTGGGCTTAAATGTATGTATTATTGAAGATCAACACAGATTTATACTTAACCATTGTGTGATGGAGAAAACAACGGATAAACAGATAGTTGTACCATTTGTTGAAGCGACAAAAGAGTTGTTCCCATCGTTAACATCATGTAGTTTTGATAAAGGATTTTATAGCGGAATGAATAAAGAAGAACTCGGTAAAATTTTAGACGTAGTAATTATTCCGAAAAAAGGTAAATTATCTGTCGAAGAAAAGAAAATAGAAAATTCGGAAGATTTTATTTTGCAGAGACGAAAACATTCGGCTATTGAGTCGGCTATAAATGGATTAGAAAACCATGGTTTAGATATATGTCCAGATCATGGAATAGAAGGTTTTGAAAGGTATGTAGCGTTAGCTG
Encoded here:
- a CDS encoding ISNCY family transposase; translated protein: MRKVIDFQMKIGATPIEDIKFDLKSRDEIPKLLMGLQHIYKNLDLRREVFNILEEIIPEKIDITNGRSGMDLWKILVLGVLRLNCNWDYDKLKEIADNHNKIREMLGHVKFDNDVYPLQTLKDNIRLFTPEILGKINQVVVKAGHDVIGKKKDETLRGKGDSFVVETDVHFPTDISLLLDAMIKIITLIARLCSDIGIIEWRQSYNNILKLKRLFNRIRKLKFLKLKDENEQAEREKDIINAYEEYINVAQKYIDKAKNTKKIIEEQQFKKSDIEEIEKYIEHAERQIDQIERRAIKGEKIDHSEKVFSIFEEHTEWINKGKIGVLCELGLNVCIIEDQHRFILNHCVMEKTTDKQIVVPFVEATKELFPSLTSCSFDKGFYSGMNKEELGKILDVVIIPKKGKLSVEEKKIENSEDFILQRRKHSAIESAINGLENHGLDICPDHGIEGFERYVALA